One Nitrospirota bacterium DNA segment encodes these proteins:
- a CDS encoding HAD family hydrolase, producing the protein MTIDGFSWDLVDDVLLDMDGTLLDRHFDNFFFEEELPRRYAALHGLAFDQARERLMAMYHAVEGELDWTDLNYWTGRIGVDVVALTKELDAMIDFLPDAQDFLRHLRTLGKRVTILTNAHRSGVEIKIAKTGVNTYVDRIVTAFEVGYLKMRSEYWPSCQRLLGFDPARALYIDDDQACLAAAGRFGIGYLVHRAKSSSRLPPEPSTRFPAIESFHALMRRPDLR; encoded by the coding sequence ATGACGATTGACGGTTTTTCCTGGGATCTGGTCGACGATGTCCTGCTCGACATGGACGGGACGCTGCTGGACCGTCATTTCGACAATTTCTTCTTTGAAGAGGAATTGCCGCGTCGCTACGCGGCCCTGCACGGCCTGGCGTTCGACCAGGCGCGCGAGCGTCTGATGGCGATGTATCACGCCGTGGAGGGAGAGCTGGACTGGACGGATCTGAATTACTGGACGGGACGAATCGGCGTCGACGTGGTCGCGTTGACGAAAGAGCTCGATGCGATGATCGATTTTCTTCCCGACGCGCAAGACTTTCTGCGACATCTTCGAACGCTGGGGAAACGGGTCACGATTCTGACGAACGCCCATCGATCGGGCGTGGAGATCAAGATCGCGAAAACCGGCGTGAACACGTACGTCGACCGCATCGTGACGGCCTTTGAAGTGGGGTATCTGAAAATGCGGTCCGAGTATTGGCCGAGTTGCCAACGGCTGCTCGGTTTCGATCCCGCACGGGCGCTGTACATCGACGACGATCAGGCCTGCTTAGCCGCGGCCGGACGGTTCGGCATCGGGTATCTCGTTCATCGCGCCAAGTCCAGCTCCCGTCTCCCGCCCGAACCATCGACGCGGTTTCCCGCCATCGAAAGTTTTCACGCTTTGATGCGTCGGCCCGACCTTCGATAG
- a CDS encoding zf-HC2 domain-containing protein: MTRRSRTAPAGKNQSHQRHGHGKAHCLKILKQLSAYLDEELSREVCEEIRKHLGACPNCEEFIESLKQTITLCRHHPVRPLSPTAKARLRRQILEVAASL, from the coding sequence ATGACAAGGCGGTCCCGGACGGCGCCGGCGGGAAAGAACCAGTCCCATCAACGCCACGGTCATGGGAAAGCTCATTGTCTCAAAATCCTGAAACAGTTGTCCGCGTACCTCGATGAAGAGCTGTCTCGCGAAGTGTGTGAAGAAATCCGCAAACACTTGGGCGCCTGTCCCAACTGCGAAGAATTTATCGAATCCCTTAAACAAACCATCACCCTCTGCCGACACCACCCCGTCCGGCCGTTGTCCCCGACCGCCAAAGCCCGGCTTCGCCGTCAAATCCTCGAGGTAGCCGCTTCCCTCTGA
- the der gene encoding ribosome biogenesis GTPase Der: protein MTPSVPLVAIIGRPNVGKSTLFNRVLGARTAIVDDVPGVTRDRNYADTTYRGRRFRLVDTGGLDPSASEGMLALIRRQSQIAIAEADILILVMDGRAGLTPPDEEVVRLLRGTRKPVFFAINKLDTPKSDPLIADFYRLGQDRLYPLSAEHGLGVAELLDAIFPLLPESADQDDAREMPRVAIIGRPNVGKSTLVNTLLGQERVVVSEAPGTTRDPIDSIVTYQNRHYLLTDTAGIRRRGRVDRGIEGYSVARSLRAIGRSDLAILLLDAVEGVTEQDTKIAGLVLRQGRACVLLVNKWDLREGDARARAEYEADLRRRFPFLSWAPVLFASALKPDSLREIFPLIDRVAAAFTSRVPTGPLNKFLQEIVEENPLPVRKGTPSRTTKSVYMTQVATRPPAFALFVGQPENVTPSYLRFLENRLRAEYQFSGSPIRILVRRK from the coding sequence ATGACACCCTCGGTTCCGCTGGTCGCCATCATCGGCCGCCCCAACGTCGGCAAATCGACCCTGTTCAACCGTGTTCTCGGCGCCAGAACGGCGATCGTGGACGACGTGCCCGGCGTCACCCGGGACCGGAATTACGCCGACACCACGTATCGAGGCCGGCGCTTCCGTCTCGTGGACACCGGAGGATTGGACCCGTCGGCCTCCGAAGGCATGCTGGCCCTCATCCGCCGGCAGTCGCAGATCGCGATCGCGGAAGCGGACATCCTGATCCTGGTAATGGACGGCCGTGCGGGCCTGACCCCGCCGGACGAGGAAGTCGTCCGCCTCCTGCGAGGCACGCGCAAGCCGGTCTTCTTTGCGATCAACAAGCTCGACACGCCGAAGTCCGACCCGTTGATCGCCGACTTCTATCGGTTGGGACAGGACCGACTCTATCCCCTTTCAGCCGAGCATGGGCTTGGGGTGGCCGAGCTGCTGGACGCGATCTTTCCCCTCTTGCCGGAATCCGCGGACCAGGATGATGCCCGGGAGATGCCACGTGTGGCCATCATCGGGCGACCTAATGTCGGCAAGTCCACCTTGGTGAATACGCTGCTGGGACAGGAGCGAGTCGTCGTCAGCGAGGCGCCGGGCACCACGCGCGACCCGATCGATTCAATCGTGACCTATCAAAACCGTCACTATCTGCTCACCGATACGGCCGGTATCAGGCGGCGGGGGCGAGTCGATCGGGGGATCGAAGGATACAGCGTCGCCCGGTCGTTGCGCGCGATCGGACGGTCCGATCTCGCCATCCTGCTGCTCGATGCGGTCGAGGGCGTCACGGAGCAGGACACCAAGATCGCCGGCCTGGTGTTGCGGCAAGGACGCGCCTGTGTCCTGCTGGTCAACAAGTGGGACCTCCGTGAAGGCGACGCGCGGGCTCGAGCGGAGTACGAAGCCGATCTGCGCCGGCGGTTTCCGTTCCTGTCTTGGGCGCCGGTGCTCTTCGCTTCGGCCCTGAAACCGGACTCCTTGCGCGAGATTTTTCCGTTGATCGACCGAGTGGCGGCGGCCTTTACCTCAAGGGTCCCGACCGGACCGCTCAATAAATTCCTGCAGGAGATCGTCGAAGAAAATCCCCTGCCGGTTCGAAAGGGCACGCCCTCCCGGACGACGAAATCTGTTTATATGACGCAGGTGGCCACCAGACCCCCGGCGTTCGCGTTGTTCGTGGGCCAACCGGAAAACGTGACGCCTTCGTATCTCCGATTCCTGGAGAACCGCCTCAGAGCGGAATATCAATTCTCCGGCTCACCCATCCGCATCCTGGTGCGGAGAAAATGA
- a CDS encoding cupredoxin domain-containing protein, translating to MEQPGLRIGIVLCLTIIGLLWPAPPGRAGADSGQEQPVTVEIRSRQFLPDRVVLQSGRKTALVFLNQDSELHAFVPVGLFAGVNVNIAGNGAPEFDAHGFKRVIIPPDGRAEIRFVPDRPGEYAFFCDMPGHEMRATIVVQ from the coding sequence ATGGAGCAACCCGGTTTGCGGATCGGGATAGTTCTCTGCCTCACCATCATCGGCCTCCTCTGGCCCGCTCCACCCGGACGGGCCGGCGCCGACAGCGGGCAGGAGCAGCCGGTCACGGTCGAGATTCGCTCCAGACAATTTCTGCCGGATCGCGTCGTGCTGCAGTCCGGGCGAAAGACCGCGCTTGTCTTTCTCAACCAGGATTCGGAGTTGCACGCCTTTGTCCCGGTGGGGCTTTTCGCGGGCGTCAACGTCAATATCGCCGGCAACGGGGCGCCGGAATTTGATGCGCATGGATTCAAGCGCGTGATTATCCCCCCCGACGGCCGCGCCGAGATTCGGTTCGTTCCCGACCGGCCCGGCGAGTACGCGTTCTTCTGCGATATGCCCGGTCATGAGATGCGGGCGACGATTGTCGTCCAGTGA
- a CDS encoding class I SAM-dependent methyltransferase, with the protein MYARRIFPHLMDWMLSGERFQQERQRTLSQAHGEVLELGFGTGLNVPHYPSKLSWLRAVDPVNMLPQRVKQRASQASFPIQIQYVSAEALPFEDARFDCAVSTFTLCSVRDPKPVLSEVRRVLKPGGLFLFLEHGRSDDAKIARWQDLLTPVQRLIACGCHLNRRIDDLIAQAGFRITQLDRYRIPELPQIAAEMYRGVATR; encoded by the coding sequence GTGTATGCACGACGAATTTTCCCGCACCTCATGGACTGGATGCTCAGCGGAGAGCGGTTCCAGCAGGAGCGGCAACGCACGCTGAGCCAGGCTCACGGGGAGGTCCTGGAACTCGGCTTCGGGACAGGTCTGAACGTGCCGCACTACCCGTCCAAGCTCTCATGGTTGCGCGCGGTGGACCCGGTCAACATGCTGCCTCAGAGAGTCAAGCAACGCGCGTCGCAGGCGTCCTTCCCGATTCAGATCCAGTACGTCAGCGCCGAAGCCCTGCCGTTTGAAGATGCGCGTTTCGATTGCGCCGTCAGCACCTTCACGCTGTGCAGCGTCCGCGACCCCAAGCCCGTGCTGAGCGAAGTCCGCCGCGTCCTGAAGCCGGGGGGCCTCTTCTTGTTCCTGGAGCACGGACGCAGCGACGACGCCAAAATCGCCAGATGGCAGGATCTCCTCACGCCGGTGCAGCGCCTCATCGCCTGCGGCTGTCACCTCAATCGCAGGATCGACGACCTCATCGCACAAGCCGGCTTTCGCATCACACAATTGGACCGCTACCGGATACCCGAGCTTCCTCAGATCGCCGCCGAGATGTACCGGGGCGTGGCGACCCGTTGA
- a CDS encoding cytochrome c: MRARSRSSQRHPFPGSCRSRAAGGLVRWVVMIGPVGIAAAALAGSVQPGHLERGKAIYEQRCAGCHGPEGRGDGVQAPFLSPRPASLISAATSAKTDQELLRVIANGKPRTAMPAWKDTLSEEEQRDVLRYIRSLIRFSQPLLTPPPPAGSQ, from the coding sequence ATGAGGGCGCGAAGTCGTTCGTCGCAGCGACATCCCTTTCCCGGTTCCTGTCGCAGCCGGGCCGCCGGTGGCTTGGTGCGCTGGGTCGTGATGATCGGTCCGGTCGGGATCGCCGCCGCGGCGCTGGCCGGCAGCGTCCAACCCGGTCATCTGGAGCGCGGCAAGGCGATCTACGAGCAGCGCTGCGCCGGGTGTCATGGGCCGGAAGGCCGGGGCGACGGGGTGCAGGCGCCCTTCCTCTCGCCTAGGCCGGCCAGTCTGATTTCGGCAGCGACGTCGGCCAAGACGGATCAGGAACTGCTGCGCGTCATCGCGAACGGGAAACCCCGGACTGCGATGCCGGCGTGGAAGGATACCCTGAGCGAGGAGGAGCAGCGAGACGTGTTGAGGTACATCCGGTCGTTGATCCGCTTTAGCCAGCCCTTGCTGACCCCGCCTCCACCGGCCGGCAGTCAATAA
- a CDS encoding RNA polymerase sigma factor, with translation MKIRSQGRHPGTRPSPGPNEPAAFDQLYRDHVDLIYRFAQRLCGEADAAKDIVQDTFLNAYRGFKKFRGDAQVSTWLYTIASRACLRMRRKRKGEPERELSLEEFIPTSEGEFKLQIPMDGLTPEEALQNKELRRALDQAIEKLPPKYRMVLVLRDMEGLSAKEVGTIMGLNERAVKSRLHRARLFVRRELSARGIARQGGTGTEERMVP, from the coding sequence ATGAAGATTCGCTCCCAGGGCCGCCATCCGGGGACCCGCCCATCGCCTGGACCTAATGAGCCCGCAGCCTTCGATCAGCTCTACCGAGATCATGTCGATCTCATCTATCGTTTTGCCCAGCGGCTCTGCGGCGAAGCGGACGCGGCCAAAGACATCGTTCAGGACACGTTCCTCAACGCCTATCGTGGATTCAAGAAATTCCGAGGAGATGCGCAGGTTTCCACCTGGCTCTACACCATCGCCTCTCGGGCATGCCTTCGGATGCGGCGGAAGCGGAAAGGAGAGCCGGAGCGGGAACTTTCCCTGGAAGAATTCATCCCCACGTCCGAAGGCGAATTCAAGCTGCAGATCCCGATGGACGGCCTCACGCCCGAGGAAGCGCTGCAAAACAAGGAATTGCGGCGGGCTCTCGATCAGGCCATCGAGAAACTGCCGCCCAAGTATCGGATGGTGCTGGTCTTGCGGGATATGGAAGGACTGAGCGCCAAGGAGGTCGGCACCATCATGGGACTGAACGAACGGGCGGTGAAATCGCGTCTCCACCGGGCCCGGTTGTTTGTGCGACGAGAGTTGAGCGCGCGCGGCATCGCCCGACAGGGCGGGACCGGCACCGAAGAAAGGATGGTCCCATGA